One genomic region from Rosa rugosa chromosome 1, drRosRugo1.1, whole genome shotgun sequence encodes:
- the LOC133743934 gene encoding protein GAMETE EXPRESSED 1-like, giving the protein MGRFKSLLFMLIFLTLSRSCMSYWWFFSSSSSSKTTGQKPPETRQISGDVSVEFSMKAFHNEKAIERIEEAGKKKLKSCWDDAYRALFTSCSEISSDKNDMKKRFSWELSNCFQKDIGRSPFPTCRKGSPMKDCLAKLDDSAIQTYRAFFLETESICYQLQSHVFRAETEKLVNELVKSADYAEGKLDTIAEQSEKLLEGSKYIHISLTSIDKQTQEMAQTSKKVGDQIGNIVKQSEVMFEQSEKIAASQLELQKGQDKMKENLQEGMEVIHESYHALGKEIHSLQNETIEIEKKVTEVGDTVSTKMNSLQSKADDISNVTEISLEKQKELLEGQSEALDGLQSLTKFQVQALEESRGILQQLAKFGREQQEELLRQQEQIKQGHDNLVKNSKSILAAQEAFEQKQETMFVALEKLFKLHNALLLESRSIKAFFLYSISMFVIYLSTSTKQTYKVRPILYIGLCVAFSIELATLRFSRNGVEQQTLIVNGIRLLYVLFSLVLVVYAAFTYRDYEMLNYNMLKNLTEEFLRFQKNAASPLVSDDSSDDDNDDSDSITSVDTDVNDGIENLMDHSSYHIHEEVGDNSNLISSSTRRYNLRSRR; this is encoded by the exons ATGGGCCGATTCAAATCCCTTCTTTTCATGTTGATCTTCCTAACTCTATCAAGGTCTTGTATGTCTTATTGGtggttcttttcttcttcttcttctagcaaGACTACTGGCCAGAAACCTCCAGAAACTCGGCAAATATCCGGTGATGTTTCGGTTGAATTCTCCATGAAAGCTTTCCATAACGAAAAGGCAATTGAACGGATAGAAGAGGCTggtaaaaaaaaactgaaatctTGTTGGGATGATGCTTATAGAGCACTATTTACATCATGCTCCGAAATTTCCAGCGACAAGAATGATATGAAGAAGAGGTTTTCTTGGGAACTAAGCAACTGCTTTCAGAAGGACATCGGAAGGTCTCCTTTTCCTACGTGCCGTAAAGGCTCTCCCATGAAAGATTGCCTTGCAAAATTGGACGACAGTGCTATTCAGACTTACCGGGCATTCTTCCTCGAGACCGAGTCTATTTGCTATCAGTTACA GTCTCATGTATTCAGGGCTGAGACAGAAAAGTTGGTGAATGAATTGGTGAAGTCAGCTGATTATGCAGAGGGCAAATTAGACACCATAGCAGAACAATCAGAGAAATTGTTGGAGGGTTCAAAATATATACACATATCTTTGACTTCAATTGACAAGCAGACACAAGAAATGGCTCAAACTTCCAAGAAAGTTGGTGATCAAATTGGTAATATAGTGAAGCAGTCAGAGGTAATGTTTGAGCAATCTGAGAAGATTGCTGCATCTCAATTAGAATTGCAAAAAGGGCAAGACAAAATGAAGGAAAATTTGCAAGAGGGCATGGAAGTGATTCATGAGTCTTATCATGCTCTAGGTAAAGAAATACACAGTTTACAGAATGAGACTATTGAAATAGAGAAGAAGGTAACCGAAGTTGGCGACACCGTGTCTACAAAGATGAACAGCCTCCAAAGTAAGGCTGATGATATCAGCAATGTAACAGAGATTTCCTTGGAAAAGCAAAAAGAACTTCTGGAAGGTCAATCCGAAGCTCTTGACGGGCTTCAGTCACTAACTAAATTCCAGGTTCAAGCTCTAGAAGAGAGCAG GGGTATTTTGCAGCAATTGGCTAAATTTGGTCGTGAACAGCAAGAAGAGCTACTTCGGCAACAAGAACAGATTAAACAAGGCCATGACAATCTGGTTAAAAATTCGAAGTCCATACTGGCAGCTCAG GaagcttttgaacaaaagcAAGAAACCATGTTTGTTGCTTTGGAAAAGCTATTCAAATTGCACAATGCCTTGTTGCTCGAATCGAGATCAATCAaagctttctttctttattccaTATCGATGTTTGTCATCTACTTGTCGACCAGCACAAAGCAAACTTACAAAGTGAGACCCATACTTTACATAG GTCTATGCGTTGCATTTTCGATTGAATTAGCAACGCTTAGGTTTTCAAGAAATGGAGTAGAGCAACAGACTTTGATAGTCAATGGTATTAGGCTCCTTTATGTGTTGTTTTCTTTAGTTCTGGTAGTATACGCCGCCTTCACATATAG ggactatgaaatgctgAACTACAACATGCTGAAAAATCTAACAGAGGAGTTTCTAAGGTTTCAAAAAAATGCTGCTTCGCCATTGGTTAGTGATGACTCATCAGATGATGATAATGATGACTCGGACTCGATTACATCTGTTGACACTGACGTTAATGATGGCATTGAAAACCTAATGGACCACTCCTCCTATCATATACATGAGGAGGTTGGAGATAATTCAAATCTTATTTCTTCGAGTACTAGAAGATATAATCTCCGCAGTCGTCGTTAA
- the LOC133725942 gene encoding uncharacterized protein LOC133725942: MTLQAGSGVSTSQVLVLVGAGLTSSIILRNGRLSDLLAQLQELCKGVNEVEILPEKFDSSILRAQIQQLSEEIRELTLSSGPVTIYNGNSDSGGSYASYLIPAAALGAMGYCYMKWKGWSFSDVMYVTRHNMANAVATVSKQLETVHETLAITRRHLTKKLEELDWKVEEQRETTQLIANGVNEVKSNLSQIGFDVDAIHQLVSGLEGKVDLLESKQDVTNSGLWYLCQVAEGSKDRLETKTIQDVSAKLTKHLTFTSEDKSLEGLQFIADTKEPSMVEKSMTSTETTNPSNFTGQKVPALKTRIHRSYPVGISLYRNITSLDS, from the exons ATGACCTTACAGGCTGGGTCTGGGGTTTCGACCTCTCAGGTTCTCGTTCTTGTTGGCGCAG GCTTGACGAGTTCGATCATTTTGAGGAATGGCCGTTTGTCTGATCTTCTTGCACAGCTTCAGGAGTTATGCAAGGGTGTAAATGAAGTTGAGATCTTGCCGGAGAAATTTGATAGCTCAATTCTTAGAGCTCAG ATTCAACAATTGTCGGAAGAAATCAGGGAGTTAACCTTATCTTCTGGCCCCGTTACCATCTACAATGGGAATTCTGACTCTGGTG GGAGTTATGCCTCGTACTTAATTCCAGCTGCTGCACTTGGTGCTATGGGATATTGCTACATGAAGTGGAAG GGATGGTCATTTTCTGATGTAATGTATGTAACAAGGCATAATATGGCGAATGCTGTTGCAACTGTGTCAAAGCAATTAGAGACTGTGCATGAAACATTGGCT ATTACAAGAAGACATCTGACCAAGAAGCTGGAAGAGTTGGATTGGAAGGTGGAGGAACAGAGGGAAACAACGCAGCTTATTGCAAATGGT GTGAATGAGGTGAAATCAAACCTTTCTCAAATTGGGTTTGATGTTGACGCGATTCATCAACTGGTCTCTGGGTTG GAAGGCAAGGTCGATCTTCTCGAGAGCAAACAG GATGTGACAAACTCAGGTCTATGGTACCTATGCCAAGTAGCTGAAGGCTCAAAAGATCGGCTGGAAACTAAAACAATTCAG GATGTCTCTGCTAAGCTAACAAAGCATTTAACATTCACATCTGAGGACAAATCACTCGAG GGCCTCCAATTCATTGCTGACACTAAAGAACCGAGCATGGTTGAGAAATCAATGACAAGCACGGAAACTACTAATCCCAGCAACTTCACTGGCCAAAAAGTTCCAGCCCTAAAAACAAGAATACACAGGTCGTATCCTGTTGGGATTTCTTTGTACCGGAACATAACGAGCTTggattcatga
- the LOC133725938 gene encoding putative BPI/LBP family protein At1g04970, producing MAPPIMLLLLLASFLIPTQTQFQVEAKDQAFTSIVISQKGLDFLKELLVTEAVSSIIPLQVPQIKKSMRVPFLGSVYMVVSNITIYGIDVGSSYIKLGDDGIAIIASETTCNLSMNWYYSYSTWVAPVEVSDEGSASVKVEGVEVGLTLGLGIQEGTLKLSLKDCGCHVKEISIKLDGGASWFYQGMINAFEEQIGSAVENSITKKLKDGIVKLDSVLQALPKEIPLDDDTYLNATFVNDPVLSNSSIGFEINGLFTARRKPSVFEYHNKDSKALVACSDPSKMLGIALDEAVFNSVAATYFDAEFMQWTVDKIPDQSFLNTAGWRFIIPQLYKKYPNHDMNLNISLSSPPVIKISEHNIGAIIYADLIIDVLDENSVIPVACISLVIRASSSVKLSGNNLAGSMKVDDFSMSLKWSNIGNLRMYLIQPVVWTVIQTVFVPYVNSHLGKGIPLPIVHGFTIQNGELLCSGSKIMVCSDVTYEPSDSHNLNAFLQSLSKYTHAT from the exons ATGGCACCGCCAATAATGTTGTTGCTTCTCCTAGCTTCGTTCTTGATTCCAACGCAGACCCAATTCCAAGTCGAAGCCAAAGACCAGGCCTTTACCTCCATAGTCATATCCCAAAAGGGTCTTGATTTTCTTAAGGAATTGCTGGTGACCGAAGCTGTGTCTTCCATAATTCCACTCCAAGTTCCCCAAATTAAGAAATCGATGAGGGTCCCGTTTCTGGGGAGTGTTTATATGGTGGTTTCGAATATCACAATCTATGGAATCGATGTGGGTTCGTCTTATATCAAGCTGGGTGATGATGGGATTGCTATTATTGCTTCGGAGACGACTTGTAATTTGAGCATGAATTGGTATTATTCGTATAGTACTTGGGTTGCGCCGGTTGAGGTTTCCGATGAAGGCAGTGCCTCTGTAAAG GTTGAAGGCGTGGAAGTTGGGCTTACATTAGGCTTGGGGATCCAAGAAGGAACTCTGAAGCTTTCCCTGAAGGACTGTGGTTGTCATGTTAAGGAGATTTCCATAAAATTGGATGGAGGAGCCTCTTGGTTTTATCAAGG GATGATTAATGCATTTGAAGAACAAATAGGATCTGCAGTGGAAAATTCTATCACCAAAAAACTTAAAGATGGAATTGTAAAGCTCGATTCAGTTCTGCAAGCTCTTCCAAAGGAAATCCCATTAGATGATGATACTTATTTGAATGCAACTTTTGTAAATGACCCAGTTTTGAGTAATTCTTCCATAGGATTTGAGATTAATGGTTTATTTACTGCACGAAGAAAGCCTTCAGTCTTTGAGTACCATAACAAGGATTCAAAAGCATTAGTTGCATGCTCGGATCCATCTAAAATGCTTGGAATAGCATTGGATGAGGCTGTGTTTAACTCTGTAGCAGCCACATACTTTGAT GCAGAATTTATGCAATGGACTGTGGACAAGATACCAGATCAGTCTTTTTTGAACACTGCTGGATGGAGATTCATTATTCCCCAACTATACAAGAAATACCCAAACCATGATATGAACTTGAATATTTCTTTATCTTCTCCACCAGTCATAAAGATCTCAGAGCATAATATTGGTGCTATCATCTATGCTGACCTGATCATTGATGTATTGGACGAAAACAGTGTAATACCAGTTGCATGCATCTCATTG GTCATTCGTGCATCAAGTTCAGTTAAACTCTCGGGCAATAACCTTGCCGGCAGCATGAAAGTGGATGACTTTTCTATGTCATTGAAGTGGAGCAATATTGGCAATCTTCGCATGTATCTCATTCAG CCGGTGGTTTGGACGGTCATTCAGACTGTTTTTGTGCCATATGTGAACTCACACCTCGGAAAGGGAATCCCACTACCAATCGTTCACGGATTCACCATTCAGAATGGCGAACTACTCTGCTCGGGTTCAAAAATTATGGTTTGCAGCGACGTGACATACGAACCATCAGATTCACACAATCTTAATGCGTTCCTACAAAGTCTGTCTAAATACACTCATGCCACATAA
- the LOC133725940 gene encoding tRNase Z TRZ2, chloroplastic: MQISLTTTPSKAPLIFPLHHPIGKPHTTSLQTLSNPLNSLKASSPYLSAVGRAIEDDEYRIARNQVLRKGVDLEGYSIEGVSVGGHETCIIIPEFKCALDIGRCPSRAIHQNSLFITHAHLDHIGGLPMYVASRGLYNLKPPTVFVPPCIKEDVEKLMDIHRSMGHVELELELVALDVGETYELRNNLVVRPFRTQHAIPSQGYVIYSVRKKLKKQYMHLKGKQIEKLKKSGTEITDTILSPEVAFTGDTTSEYMLDPRNADALRAKILITEATFLDEGFSIEDARQHGHTHINEIIENAQWIRNKAILLTHFSSRYHLEDIRQAVSRLQSKVSAKVVPLTEGFKSMHT, from the exons ATGCAAATCTCTCTGACCACTACACCCTCCAAAGCCCCTCTAATCTTCCCACTCCACCACCCCATTGGAAAACCCCACACAACTTCCCTTCAAACCCTCTCCAATCCTCTCAATTCCCTCAAAGCCTCCTCGCCTTATCTATCTGCAGTGGGCCGGGCTATCGAGGACGACGAGTACCGGATAGCCCGGAACCAGGTTCTCCGAAAAGGTGTGGACTTGGAGGGCTACTCCATTGAGGGCGTCTCCGTTGGGGGTCATGAGACTTGCATCATTATTCCGGAGTTTAAGTGTGCTTTGGATATCGGCAGGTGTCCCTCCAGAGCCATTCATCAGAATTCTCTCTTCATCACTCATGCCCATCTTGACCACATT GGTGGGCTGCCGATGTATGTAGCCAGCCGTGGTTTGTACAACTTAAAGCCTCCGACTGTGTTTGTGCCTCCTTGTATTAAAGAGGATGTCGAGAAGCTGATGGACATTCACAGGAGCATGGGACATGTGGAGCTGGAACTTGAATTGGTTGCATTGGATGTGG GTGAAACATATGAGCTGCGGAATAACCTTGTTGTCCGGCCATTTAGGACTCAGCATGCCATACCAAGCCAG ggttATGTTATTTACTCGGTTAGAAAAAAACTGAAGAAGCAGTACATGCATCTGAAAGGGAAACAGATTGAGAAATTGAAAAAGTCTGGTACTGAG ATTACAGACACTATATTGTCACCAGAGGTGGCCTTCACAGGGGATACAACATCGGAGTATATGCTGGATCCACGTAATGCTGATGCCTTGAGGGCAAAGATTCTCATAACTGAG GCAACTTTTCTGGATGAAGGATTCAGTATTGAGGATGCACGACAACATGGTCATACGCATATAAATGAG ATCATTGAAAATGCTCAGTGGATTAGAAATAAGGCAATTTTGTTGACCCATTTCTCCTCCCGCTACCATTTAGAG GACATTCGTCAAGCTGTATCAAGGTTGCAGTCTAAGGTGTCAGCGAAAGTGGTCCCTCTTACAGAAGGTTTCAAATCCATGCACACTTAG
- the LOC133725939 gene encoding 3-oxoacyl-[acyl-carrier-protein] synthase, mitochondrial, with product MAASGWRKLFTRRISSSSSSSFDPPPLVHSRRVVVTGLGLVTPLGCGVETTWKTLIDGGCGVRGLTLEDLKMNGFDSETQSHSFDQLTSKVAAIVPTGTNSGEFNQDLWLNSKEHRSIARFIGYALCAADEALRDANWMPTEPEHKERTGVSVGGGTGSISDILDAARLICEKRLRRLSPFFIPRILINMAAGHVSMKYGFQGPNHAAVTACATGAHSLGDATRMIQFGDSDVMVAGGTESSIDALSIAGFCRSRALSTKYNSSPQEASRPFDCGRDGFVIGEGSGVLVLEELEHAKNRGAKIYAEVRGYGMSGDAYHITQPHTDGRGAILAMTSALRQSGLHPHQVDYVNAHATSTPLGDSIEANAIRNVFTEHATSGSLALSSTKGAVGHLLGAAGAVEAIFSILAIHHGVAPLTLNLSKPDPLFKDAFMPLTASKQMNIRAALSNSFGFGGTNASLLFTSPP from the exons ATGGCTGCTTCTGGTTGGCGTAAGCTCTTCACTCGTcgcatttcatcatcatcttcttcttctttcgacCCCCCTCCACTTGTTCACTCTCGCAGAGTCGTCGTCACTG GTTTGGGCCTGGTGACTCCATTGGGGTGTGGGGTGGAGACTACATGGAAGACACTCATAGACGGCGGTTGTGGCGTTAGGGGATTGACCCTTGAGGATCTCAAGATGAATGGGTTTGATTCAGAGACCCAATCTCACTCTTTTGACCAGCTCACTTCCAAAGTCGCCGCTATTGTGCCCACCGGAACCAATTCAGGTGAATTCAACCAAGACTTGTGGCTCAATTCTAAG GAGCATCGTTCGATTGCGAGGTTTATAGGGTATGCATTGTGTGCTGCTGATGAGGCACTTAGAGATGCTAATTGGATGCCTACTGAGCCTGAGCACAAAGAAAGAACG GGTGTCTCAGTTGGTGGGGGAACTGGAAGCATCAGTGACATATTGGATGCTGCACGGTTGATTTGTGAGAAG CGTCTTCGTCGGCTTAGTCCCTTTTTCATCCCACGGATATTGATTAACATGGCAGCTGGTCATGTCAGCATGAAATATGGATTCCAG GGGCCAAACCATGCTGCAGTAACAGCGTGTGCCACTGGTGCACATTCTCTGGGTGATGCCACGAGGATGATTCAGTTTGGAGATTCGGATGTTATGGTGGCTGGAGGCACAGAGTCTAGTATTGATGCTTTATCAATTGCAGGATTCTGCAG GTCAAGGGCGTTGTCTACAAAGTACAATTCCTCCCCACAAGAAGCATCACGACCTTTTGACTGTGGTCGGGATGGGTTTGT GATAGGTGAAGGTTCTGGCGTCTTGGTGTTGGAG GAGCTTGAGCATGCAAAGAATCGAGGTGCAAAAATTTATGCAGAAGTTCGTGGTTATGGGATGTCAG GTGATGCATATCACATTACTCAACCACATACTGATGGAAGAGGTGCCATTCTAGCCATGACTAGTGCATTGAGACAG TCAGGGCTTCATCCTCACCAAGTGGATTATGTAAACGCCCACGCTACCTCAACACCTTTGG GTGATTCAATAGAAGCCAATGCTATCAGAAACGTTTTCACTGAACATGCAACATCAGGTTCTCTAGCGCTGTCCTCCACAAAG GGAGCTGTTGGTCATCTCCTTGGTGCAGCTGGGGCTGTTGAAGCAATATTTTCTATTTTGGCCATACACCAT GGAGTTGCACCACTAACACTTAATCTTTCAAAACCAGACCCACTATTTAAGGATGCTTTCATGCCTTTGACAGCTTCAAAGCAAATGAATATAAGAGCGGCTTTGTCGAACTCTTTTGGCTTTGGAGGAACAAATGCATCTCTGCTGTTTACATCTCCTCCCTGA
- the LOC133732329 gene encoding uncharacterized protein LOC133732329 — translation MCVDRHIDKVMNPQPPELIQQNQLRLKATIEVVRLLAKQALAFRGDDESAESSNHGNVIEVVDSYGRMNEEVAKLTLEKCPPKCYLYFTKDSKRNSEFVRERLLHVVSVSDTCAATLKSKIDNVHTEYNLQVENLRGEEYDGASNMRGEWNGLQALFLQKCPYAYYRVSELKSIQEVEVVEQIAVGELETRKGANQTCNLQRAGDNGLNGKIRGKALGAFKALRSFDFVFCLLLLDKTMGITNALYKSLQEQSQEITNAMNLVSSMKGRLKKLREDGSVDFFASVVSFCDAHSIDALDISARHMQGTGRLSQQQNCVTIEHYYHVEILNAVIDF, via the exons ATGTGTGTAGATCGACATATTGATAAAGTCATGAATCCACAACCGCCAGAATTGATACAACAAAATCAGTTGCGGCTCAAGGCTACTATAGAGGTTGTAAGATTGTTAGCAAAGCAAGCACTTGCTTTTAGAGGTGATGATGAATCTGCTGAGTCATCTAATCATGGAAATGTTATTGAGGTGGTGGATTCCTATGGGAGAATGAATGAGGAAGTTGCAAAACTCACCTTAGAAAAATGCCCCCCGAAATGCTACTTATACTTCACCAAGGATTCAAAAAGAAATTCTGA GTTTGTTCGTGAACGATTATTACATGTTGTAAGTGTTAGCGATACTTGTGCTGCGACTCTTAAGAGTAAGATAGACAATGTTCATACTGAATACAATCTTCAAGTTGAAAATTTGCGTGGTGAAGAATATGATGGTGCTAGCAACATGCGTGGTGAGTGGAATGGATTGCAAGCACTATTTTTGCAAAAGTGTCCATATGCATATTAT CGTGTTTCTGAGTTAAAATCTATTCAAGAAGTTGAAGTTGTGGAACAAATTGCTGTTGGGGAACTTGAAACTAGAAAGGGAGCTAATCAGACATGCAATTTGCAAAGAGCTGGAG ATAATGGACTCAATGGAAAAATACGTGGAAAGGCTTTGGGTGCTTTTAAAGCTCTAAGATCATTTGACTTTGTATTTTGCTTATTGTTGTTGGACAAAACTATGGGAATCACAAATGCTCTTTATAAGTCATTGCAAGAACAGTCtcaagagatcacaaatgctaTGAATCTAGTTTCTAGTATGAAGGGTCGTCTTAAAAAGTTGAGAGAAGATGGTTCGGTTGATTTCTTTGCTAGTGTTGTATCGTTTTGTGACGCACATTCAATTGATGCTCTAGATATTAGTGCTCGCCATATGCAAGGTACTGGTCGTCTTTCTCAACAACAAAATTGTGTCACTATTGAGCATTATTATCATGTTGAAATATTAAATGCCGTAATTGATTTTTAA